In one window of Alphaproteobacteria bacterium DNA:
- a CDS encoding tetratricopeptide repeat protein yields MDGAIAAHRQGNLAAAERQLRRALAEAEDFEKPDRRLGETHLALATVYFDQLRYADAENELLEAVAQFESASGPADPDLATAVNALALAYLRQGKTDLAEAPFRRALAIFEGALGADHLRVADVAFNLAGLYLTEARYGDAEPLLQRALAIREGKLGPDHQEVARVLESYAIVFRMTGRDSEAETAESRAKAIIGP; encoded by the coding sequence ATGGACGGAGCCATCGCCGCGCATCGACAAGGCAACCTCGCCGCCGCCGAGCGCCAATTGAGACGGGCGCTGGCCGAGGCGGAAGATTTCGAAAAGCCGGACCGGCGCCTGGGCGAAACACACCTCGCATTGGCGACGGTCTATTTCGACCAACTGCGCTACGCCGACGCGGAAAACGAGTTACTCGAAGCAGTCGCCCAGTTCGAATCCGCATCAGGACCGGCGGATCCCGACCTTGCAACGGCCGTGAACGCCCTCGCCCTGGCCTATCTGCGGCAAGGAAAAACCGATCTCGCCGAAGCTCCGTTTCGCCGTGCGCTAGCAATCTTCGAGGGCGCTTTGGGCGCGGATCATCTCCGTGTGGCCGACGTTGCCTTCAATCTGGCCGGCCTCTATCTGACCGAAGCCCGCTACGGCGACGCGGAGCCTTTGCTTCAGCGTGCGCTTGCCATTCGCGAAGGGAAATTGGGGCCGGATCATCAGGAGGTGGCGCGGGTGCTCGAGTCCTATGCGATCGTCTTTCGCATGACCGGCCGCGACAGCGAAGCCGAGACCGCAGAATCACGGGCCAAGGCCATCATCGGACCTTAG